In one Alnus glutinosa chromosome 14, dhAlnGlut1.1, whole genome shotgun sequence genomic region, the following are encoded:
- the LOC133857837 gene encoding aldehyde dehydrogenase family 2 member C4-like: MASHCNNDSSDSSVKIPTIKFTKLFINGEFVDSISGKTFETIDPRTGEVIGRIAEGDKEDIDLAVTAARDAFDHGPWPRLPGSERARIMMKFADLIDQNVEELAALDTIDAGKLFSMGKAVDIPNVATTLRYYAGAADKIHGDVLKMSREFHAYTLREPIGVVGHIIPWNYPSTLLFNKISPALAAGCTMVVKPAEQTPLSALFYAHLAKLAGIPDGVLNVVTGFGPAAGSAISSHMDVDAVSFTGSSEVGRKVMQAAAASNLKVVSLELGGKSPLIIFDDADVDVAAQLALTGILFNKGEICVASSRVYVQEGIYDQVVKKLVEKAKAWVVGDPFDPQVQQGPQVDKKQFEKILSYIEHGKREGATLLTGGKPLGGKGYYIEPTIFTDFKEEMLIAKDEIFGPVMALAKFKTIEEAIERANKTRYGLAAGIVTKDLNVANTVSRSIRAGTIWINCYFAFDNDCPFGGYKMSGFGKDTGLEALHKYLHVKSVVTPLYNTPWL; the protein is encoded by the exons atggcaaGTCACTGCAACAATGACAGCTCAGACTCTTCTGTGAAGATCCCGACGATTAAGTTCACCAAGTTGTTCATCAACGGAGAATTTGTTGATTCCATTTCAG gaaaaacatttGAGACGATAGATCCAAGAACAGGAGAGGTGATAGGGAGGATTGCAGAAGGAGATAAGGAAGATATTGATCTGGCGGTAACGGCGGCTCGTGATGCTTTTGACCATGGTCCATGGCCTCGCTTGCCCGGTTCT GAGAGAGCACGAATAATGATGAAATTCGCCGACTTGATTGACCAAAATGTAGAAGAACTAGCTGCCTTGGATACGATTGATGCTGGGAAATTGTTCAGTATGGGCAAGGCCGTGGACATTCCCAATGTGGCAACTACTCTTCGTTACTATGCAGGTGCAGCTGATAAAATTCACGGAGATGTATTGAAAATGTCCCGTGAATTCCATGCATACACGTTGCGTGAACCGATTGGCGTCGTAGGACACATCATTCCTTGGAACTATCCAAGCACCTTGTTGTTCAACAAGATTAGCCCTGCTTTAGCTGCCGGGTGCACCATGGTTGTCAAGCCTGCTGAGCAAACGCCTCTCTCGGCTCTCTTTTATGCTCATCTTGCTAAGCTG GCTGGTATCCCTGATGGGGTGCTCAATGTTGTAACTGGATTTGGACCGGCGGCTGGGTCTGCCATTAGCTCTCATATGGACGTTGAtgcg GTGAGTTTCACAGGCTCCTCAGAAGTAGGACGAAAAGTAATGCAGGCCGCAGCAGCAAGCAATTTGAAAGTGGTTTCACTTGAATTAGGAGGCAAGTCTCCCCTTATTATTTTCGATGATGCCGACGTTGATGTAGCTGCTCAGTTGGCTCTCACGGGCATCCTGTTTAACAAG ggaGAAATATGTGTGGCAAGTTCTCGTGTTTATGTTCAAGAAGGGATATATGACCAAGTTGTGAAGAAATTGGTGGAAAAGGCAAAAGCTTGGGTAGTCGGGGATCCATTTGATCCTCAAGTTCAACAAGGACCCCAAGTTGATAAGAAGCAGTTTGAAAAAATTCTTTCCTACATTGAGCATGGCAAGAGAGAAGGAGCGACACTCTTAACTGGGGGCAAACCCTTGGGTGGGAAGGGATACTACATTGAGCCTACAATTTTCACAGATttcaag GAAGAAATGCTTATAGCAAAGGATGAAATATTTGGACCTGTTATGGCCCTCGCCAAATTCAA AACAATTGAGGAGGCGATTGAGAGGGCAAACAAGACTAGATATGGGTTAGCGGCGGGCATCGTGACAAAGGACTTGAATGTGGCTAACACTGTCTCAAGATCAATCCGTGCTGGTACCATTTGGATCAACTGCTATTTTGCCTTCGACAATGACTGCCCTTTTGGAGGGTATAAGATGAGTGGGTTTGGAAAAGATACGGGATTGGAAGCCCTTCACAAGTATCTTCATGTGAAGTCGGTTGTAACTCCCCTTTACAATACTCCCTGGCTTTGA